Proteins encoded within one genomic window of Trichoderma asperellum chromosome 2, complete sequence:
- a CDS encoding uncharacterized protein (EggNog:ENOG41~SECRETED:SignalP(1-19)), translating to MVKVNSIVSLLALGSSALAIERQPRPDLVEEFITCTTELAPKSNHHVPTYWHSKTRTLTYTERVTITPHPIITPTKTKTKTVTNIIETTTTEPPYTDVATTTITSKQTCVNRLNMVKYGGVNIWKGTSYATTTNVVTQTDTSTISTTITTTPTTTIPAPADFTPISQEQGFVAKAKVRSAKNVLERSKEVLQCKKDPHGGHSFYPPLYPQFVTCNKLIEPVFIKRVTYTAKACTKTAPPKTKTVTTTVKKTHTDTIWPCEVTSTATSSTSTVVTSTVDSTITTTVTSTNVVSATAPQQTLQAVCGPENLISSANGGEIISLVETNYPGNFAYVAGVTDSYDCCLSCFNTPGCRGSFFAGTQCTQIVSVDGVCHANQFSQDAFLTSPKGPNSVVTTISNGPCGLIKNLGDASTA from the exons ATGGTCAAGGTCAACTCCATCGTCTCTCTGCTGGCACTGGGCTCCAGTGCCCTCGCTATCGAGCGCCAGCCTCGTCCTGATCTGGTCGAGGAGTTTATAACTTGCACTACCGAGTTGGCGCCCAAGAGCAACCACCATGTCCCGACGTACTGGCACTCCAAGACAAGAACCCTGACCTACACCGAGAGGGTTACGATTACTCCTCACCCGATCATCACGCCGActaagacgaagacgaagaccgTTACCAATATCATTGAGACGACAACTACTGAGCCCCCTTATACAGACGTTGCTACCACCACGATTACAAGTAAGCAAACATGTGTGAATCGTTTAAATATGGTTAAGTATGGAGGTGTTAACATATGGAAAGGCACCTCTTATGCTACTACAACAAACGTTGTCACTCAGACCGATACCTCAACAATCTCTACCACAATTACAACTACaccaaccaccaccatcccTGCTCCCGCAGACTTCACTCCTATCTCTCAAGAGCAGGGCTTCgtcgccaaagccaaggtCCGCAGCGCCAAGAACGTCCTCGAGAGAAGCAAGGAGGTCTTGCAATGCAAGAAGGACCCCCACGGCGGCCACTCTTTCTATCCTCCTCTGTACCCTCAGTTTGTCACCTGCAACAAGCTCATTGAGCCCGTTTTTATCAAGCGCGTCACATATACCGCCAAGGCTTGCACCAAGACTGCCCCTCCCAAGACCAAGACGGTCACAACCACCGTCAAGAAGACTCACACCGATACGATTTGGCCATGTGAAGTTACCAGCACGGCAACATCCTCTACGTCGACTGTTGTCACCTCAACAGTTGATTCCACTATTACTACCACCGTGACGTCCACAA ATGTGGTTTCTGCTACGGCTCCCCAACAGACACTGCAGGCAGTCTGTGGCCCGGAAAACCTCATTAGCTCTGCAAATGGTGGTGAAATTATTAGCCTCGTTGAAACCAACTACCCTGGCAATTTCGCATATGTCGCTGGTGTCACGGACTCCTACGATTGCTGCTTAAGCTGTTTCAATACTCCGGGCTGCCGAGGTTCTTTCTTCGCTGGCACCCAGTGCACTCAGATCGTCAGCGTTGATGGTGTGTGCCATGCAAACCAGTTCAGTCAGGATGCATTCTTGACGTCGCCAAAGGGGCCCAACAGCGTAGTTACTACAATTAGCAATGGCCCATGTGGTCTGATTAAAAACCTGGGTGACGCTTCTACTGCCTAA
- a CDS encoding uncharacterized protein (SECRETED:SignalP(1-19)~EggNog:ENOG41~MEROPS:MER0002007): MLPRHFIFGVMPLVRVATPLTFSGSQAPLGQQCIDLASTIETFAPPLAQFENLYKDIHQHPELSCSEARTSSIIADRLQDLGFDVRQSIGGHGVVGVLQNGPGKVVMLRAELDALPIQEQTGLSFSSTKRMADMWGRDQPVMHACGHDMHMACLIAAAKLLHDARSAWAGTLEVLFQPNEEHTGGAQSMINDGLYEKIPKPDVVMAQHLMQIPSGTLSIKSGPVLVSADTVKLRVFSSEGHAANPQVSVEISVVVSKIVLRLQDLVKEVSKDGYASIHVEELHIGAPGLDWVEYADVVLDVKAYDPSLRSRLLDGINGIVEDESTASGAAKKPCITSSVRAPLTNNDGHLAGRVGQVFADFFGADKVLQELPSHPCEDFSILARAVQSPYVFWFLGRVHPEDLERARRDGNVLDKIPIEHSAFNAPLIHPTLETGMKALSVAALSFLTEDNTC, from the exons ATGCTCCCCAGGCATTTCATCTTCGGTGTTATGCCTCTAGTGAGGGTAGCCACCCCGCTCACTTTTTCTGGGAGCCAAGCACCGCTAGGGCAACAGTGCATTG ATCTTGCAAGCACCATAGAGACATTTGCTCCTCCGCTGGCCCAGTTCGAAAACCTCTATAAAGATATCCACCAGCATCCCGAATTATCATGCAGCGAGGCCCGCACATCTTCCATCATCGCGGACAGATTGCAAGATCTAGGCTTCGATGTTCGCCAATCGATAGGCGGCCATGGAGTCGTCGGTGTCCTTCAAAACGGTCCAGGCaaggtggtgatgctgcggGCCGAGCTAGACGCATTACCCATCCAGGAGCAGACAGGGCTCTCATTCTCGAGCACGAAACGCATGGCAGATATGTGGGGGCGCGACCAGCCTGTGATGCACGCTTGTGGGCACGATATGCACATGGCATGCCTGATAGCCGCCGCAAAACTACTGCATGATGCTCGAAGTGCGTGGGCAGGAACATTAGAGGTCCTATTTCAGCCAAACGAGGAACATACTGGTGGAGCTCAGTCGATGATCAACGACGGCCTCTATGAAAAGATTCCTAAACCCGATGTGGTCATGGCTCAACACTTGATGCAAATTCCAAGTGGCACCCTGAGTATCAAAAGCGGGCCTGTGCTAGTCTCGGCCGATACAGTCAAGCTTCGCGTTTTCTCCAGCGAGGGGCACGCCGCCAACCCGCAGGTGTCAGTTGAGAtctcggtggtggtgagcaAGATTGTCCTAAGGCTTCAGGATCTCGTCAAAGAGGTCTCCAAAGATGGATACGCCTCAATCCACGTCGAAGAGCTACACATAGGAGCCCCTGGCCTAGACTGGGTTGAGTATGCAGATGTGGTCTTAGATGTCAAGGCTTACGATCCTAGCTTACGAAGCCGGCTGCTCGATGGCATAAATGGCATCGTGGAGGATGAATCTACCGCTTCTGGCGCTGCCAAGAAACCCTGTATTACATCGTCCGTCCGAGCTCCCTTAACTAATAATGATGGGCATTTAGCAGGTAGAGTCGGCCAGGTTTTTGCTGATTTCTTTGGGGCAGATAAGGTTCTGCAAGAGCTCCCTAGTCATCCTTGTGAGGatttctccatcttggcgAGGGCCGTCCAGTCCCCGTACGTGTTTTGGTTTCTCGGCCGGGTACATCCCGAAGATCTTGAGAGAGCACGAAGAGATGGCAATGTACTTGACAAAATCCCCATCGAACACTCTGCTTTTAATGCACCATTGATACACCCCACCCTAGAGACTGGAATGAAGGCCTTGTCGGTTGCTGCCCTGTCCTTCCTCACAGAAGACAACACATGTTAG
- the PNS1 gene encoding Putative choline transporter, neither null mutation nor overexpression affects choline transport (EggNog:ENOG41~TransMembrane:10 (i111-132o158-179i186-207o213-233i254-282o302-319i357-378o398-418i455-484o496-516i)), whose translation MMSEADKYRQQGDPQQQNQPQYQDQGQSQNPGDYHNQAQNNQGYNNNNNSGYNPAYNGNQQQQYQQQPANGYQDHPYGPPPPYSFNPPQVHDEKYSFNDAFKLEKPKFNDWWAGILFLAAFGGYVAVSGLSIHGYSKGFAGHGIYDDLNSFSLNSNTIILFAFCLVIAFVFSYVYVWLARLFPKQFIWITGILNLAWALGTAIYYLIKGYWSAGIVFVIFAAFLIFAFFTWIGRIPFSALMLKTSIDVSKKYGHVYLVSLIGGFIATALAAWFSVTLVAIYVSYEPSPDNPRCSVSGNNCSHSKVIGLVAYVTFAMFWISEWLKNTIHTIIAGVYGSWYFSPHNFPKRATRGAAKRALTYSFGSICFGSLIVAFIQFLKQVCSVVRSQAASEGGAAGWIAYAIFCILTCVISIIEWAVQFVNRYAFCHIALYGKAYIASARDTWRMIKDRGIDALVNDCLVGPVLSFGAIFIGYACALFAYLYLLETDPPYNRDGGFTAVIMAYAFLIGFQIGHVFTTPLGSGIDTIFVAAGWDPQVMIRDHPELYHEMVRVYPRVQQAIH comes from the exons ATGATGAGCGAAGCAGACAAATACAGACAGCAGGGCGATCCCCAGCAACAGAACCAGCCGCAGTATCAAGATCAGGGTCAGAGCCAGAACCCCGGCGACTACCATAATCAGGCTCAGAATAATCAAGGatacaacaacaataacaatagCGGCTACAATCCAGCCTACAATGgcaatcagcagcagcagtatcagcagcaACCTGCAAATGGCTATCAGGATCATCCATACGGTCCTCCTCCGCCATACAGCTTCAACCCTCCCCAAGTACATGACGAGAAATACTCCTTCAACGACGCATTCAAGCTTGAGAAGCCCAAGTTCAACGACTGGTGGGCGGGTATTCTT TTCCTCGCAGCTTTCGGAGGCTATGTAGCCGTCTCAGGCCTCTCGATCCACGGTTATTCCAAAGGCTTCGCCGGACACGGCATCTACGATGATTTAAACAGCTTTTCGCTCAACAGCAACACGATTATACTCTTCGCCTTCTGTCTAGTTATCGCCTTCGTCTTCTCGTATGTCTATGTCTGGCTGGCACGCCTCTTCCCGAAGCAGTTCATTTGGATCACAGGCATCCTCAATCTCGCCTGGGCGCTCGGGACCGCAATATACTACTTGATCAAGGGATATTGGTCTGCGGGAATAGTattcgtcatcttcgccgCCTTCCtcatatttgctttttttacttgGATTGGCAGAATCCCCTTCTCAGCACTGATGCTCAAGACGAGTATTGATGTCAGCAAGAAATATGGCCATGTTTACCTCGTAAGCCTCATCGGGGGTTTTATAGCAACGGCATTGGCCGCCTGGTTCTCGGTTACGCTCGTTGCCATTTACGTCTCCTATGAGCCGTCGCCCGACAATCCGCGATGCTCTGTATCAGGGAATAATTGCAGCCACAGCAAAGTCATTGGTCTGGTCGCCTACGTGACGTTCGCAATGTTCTGGATATCTGAGTGGCTAAAGAACACCATTCACACCATCATCGCTGGTGTCTATGGGTCTTGGTACTTCTCGCCACACAACTTCCCTAAAAGAGCTACTCGTGGCGCTGCCAAGAGAGCACTCACCTACAGCTTCGGCTCTATCTGTTTTGGAAGTCTTATAGTAGCCTTCATTCAGTTTCTGAAGCAAGTGTGCAGTGTTGTTCGGTCGCAGGCAGCCAGCGAGGGCGGTGCTGCCGGTTGGATTGCATATGCCATCTTTTGCATCCTTACTTGCGTAATAAGTATTATCGAATGGGCTGTGCAATTCGTCAACCGGTATGCGTTTTGCCACATCGCCCTTTACGGCAAGGCATACATTGCCTCAGCCAGAGATACCTGGAGGATGATTAAGGATCGCGGCATCGATGCCCTTGTCAAC GACTGCCTGGTTGGTCCTGTGCTCTCTTTCGGTGCTATTTTCATTGGCTACGCATGCGCTCTCTTCGCCTACCTCTATCTCCTCGAGACTGACCCCCCATACAATCGTGACGGAGGGTTCACTGCCGTTATCATGGCTTATGCGTTTTTGATTGGTTTTCAGATCGGGCACGTGTTCACAACTCCTCTTGGTAGCGGCATCGACACTATCTTTGTTGCAGCTGGCTGGGATCCTCAGGTCATGATCAGAGATCATCCAGAGCTATATCACGAAATGGTTAGAGTTTATCCCAGAGTTCAACAGGCTATTCATTGA
- a CDS encoding uncharacterized protein (EggNog:ENOG41), whose product MAPFQISTTQKAIPASPPLRRLVLKQPKAGDFSAADGGTLDILIVPDYKLVAKKIDQLESLLHLLSVEAPGANVYEFADINPSLSKPIWQFLVESGDKLVRAISEALDYSNQARPLILIAYGFGGFVIKKALHSMCEQAGGPANRTLQVTLAALQGTVFFGCPHPTESHRELWPKLNRLLEYYGKWTASYLAENYQFVAQVTDVSSKFEKTAVGSSILTVYEERDTRIKFWKKSKLLGRQLAEITLRDEKTIAVPTDYHGICKFDSTCKVYHNISMLIRNAISTLIQWPSHSTNAIIIVRNPVERVNFWNSSMSNAVSTDGMNQATPTYSSSVAFRSAFSSSFEVLVPERGFSKMPCFVRKIEFNPNFVGRSAIIEDIDKVLVPRESSSYGLRSFCLCGLGGIGKTQIAAYYAFQREDEFDAIFWIQADEETKIARGFVDIANSLDLVDGSDRGDKVVCRYKVLKWLSEPRMRAPNVVSDTCGEVKLAKWLILFDNADNIDLMRDYWPMASQGSVLVTSRDPLAMTELATRGINLSPMSPQECILLLQKQVGESPNPKSDQAAFQLARTLGNVPLAITQIATRIRRNHMTIDEYVSRQPDGSLLEELSKVSELPLKEQYKFTMATVWKFESLTSQAQSLVYAMVFMDPDGVAEFIMEQSVKIPSLPMLYYPYPGEMFIEARNELSKTSLVQRNKECRALTWHRIVQEVARDRLSQTQLQNYFQLSIYLLCEAWECANDRFNRENFKRQKCEDILPHINTTLREYTTLYEIEALPIDNACEFVKLLQEVGWYLVQSSNYATAQPIFKVTLKICKQYGNQLKRYLADTLFSYARYGEETNMDPQRVYEYCLQFHNICLELDDGSISCREDVATSHTSLAQG is encoded by the exons ATGGCGCCATTTCAAATCAGCACCACTCAGAAAGCGATCCCAGCTAGCCCTCCTCTTCGGCGATTAGTTCTCAAACAACCCAAGGCTGGTGATTTCTCGGCTGCCGACGGAGGGACTCTCGA cATTCTCATTGTGCCGGACTATAAGTTAGTTGCAAAGAAAATTGACCAGTTGGAATCGTTGCTGCACCTTCTCTCTGTCGAAGCACCAGGAGCAAATGTGTACGAGTTTGCCGATATTAATCCCTCGCTGAGCAAACCGATCTGGCAATTTCTCGTGGAATCAGGCGATAAACTTGTCCGGGCAATATCAGAGGCACTGGACTATAGT AACCAGGCCCGGCCATTAATCCTGATAGCTTATGGGTTTGGTGGCTTCGTAAtcaaaaag GCACTTCATAGTATGTGCGAACAAGCTGGCGGTCCGGCAAATCGAACTTTACAAGTTACTCTCGCTGCACTCCAAGGAACTGTGTTCTTTGGATGTCCCCATCCAACTGAAAGCCATCGAGAGTTGTGGCCAAAGTTAAATAGGCTACTCGAATACTATGGGAAATGGACAGCAAGCTATCTGGCCGAAAACTATCAATTCGTCGCGCAAGTCACAGATGTGTCATCCAAGTTCGAGAAAACAGCCGTTGGTAGTAGTATCCTGACTGTATATGAGGAGAGAGATACACGGATAAAGTTTTGGAAAAAGTCCAAG CTTCTTGGGCGTCAATTAGCGGAGATAACACTGCGAGATGAGAAAACCATAGCAGTTCCCACCGATTATCACGGAATATGCAAGTTTGATTCAACCTGCAAAGTGTATCACAACATATCCATGCTTATCAGGAATGCTATATCGACTCTAATTCAATGGCCCTCCCACTCTACCAACGCCATCATTATTG TACGAAACCCGGTTGAAAGAGTCAATTTTTGGAATAGCTCCATGTCGAATGCAGTGTCAACCGATGGCATGAATC AGGCAACTCCAACTTATTCTTCAAGCGTAGCATTTAGATCCGCTTTCTCATCGAGTTTCGAGGTCCTTGTACCAGAAAGAGGATTCTCTAAGATGCCCTGTTTCGTCAGGAAGATTGAATTCAATCCCAACTTCGTTGGAAGGTCAGCTATTATCGAGGATATTGACAAAGTGCTAGTTCCACGTGAATCCAGCTCTTACGGCCTGCGCTCTTTCTGCCTCTGTGGACTTGGGGGAATTGGAAAGACACAAATCGCAGCCTATTACGCATTCCAGAGGGAAGACGAGTTCGACGCAATATTTTGGATTCAAGCTGACGAGGAGACGAAAATTGCGAGAGGCTTTGTCGATATTGCCAACTCACTTGACCTTGTCGACGGTAGTGACCGCGGCGATAAGGTAGTATGTCGATATAAAGTTCTTAAGTGGCTCTCTGAACCGCGAATGAGAGCTCCAAATGTGGTAAGCGACACTTGCGGTGAAGTTAAGCTTGCCAAGTGGTTGATATTATTTGATAACGCGGACAACATCGACCTCATGCGGGATTACTGGCCCATGGCTTCGCAAGGCTCTGTTCTGGTCACCTCCCGTGATCCCCTTGCGATGACGGAACTTGCGACGAGGGGAATCAATCTATCGCCTATGAGCCCCCAAGAATGTATCTTGCTTCTCCAGAAGCAAGTTGGCGAATCGCCAAATCCTAAGTCTGACCAAGCTGCCTTCCAGCTGGCGAGAACACTTGGAAATGTCCCTCTAGCTATAACTCAAATAGCCACTCGCATCCGCCGAAATCATATGACCATTGACGAGTATGTATCTCGCCAACCAGACGGCTCCTTGCTAGAAGAATTGAGCAAAGTATCGGAGCTTCCGCTAAAGGAACAGTACAAATTCACAATGGCCACGGTCTGGAAATTTGAGTCACTCACCTCTCAAGCTCAAAGCTTAGTTTACGCCATGGTCTTTATGGATCCTGATGGAGTGGCAGAGTTTATTATGGAACAATCAGTAAAAATTCCATCCCTTCCAATGCTCTATTATCCTTATCCTGGTGAAATGTTTATTGAAGCTCGCAATGAACTATCGAAAACTTCACTTGTgcaaagaaacaaggaaTGCAGAGCCCTTACATGGCACCGGATTGTGCAAGAAGTGGCACGAGACAGATTGAGCCAGACGCAACTCCAAAATTACTTTCAGCTATCAATATATCTCTTATGCGAGGCCTGGGAGTGTGCGAATGATCGATTCAACCGCGAGAATTTCAAACGTCAGAAATGTGAGGATATATTGCCTCACATAAACACTACTCTTCGGGAATATACTACCTTGTACGAGATTGAGGCTTTGCCGATTGACAATGCTTGTGAGTTTGTGAAGCTGTTACAAGAGGTTGGCTG GTACTTGGTCCAAAGCTCGAATTATGCTACAGCACAGCCAATCTTCAAAGTAACACTAAAGATCTGTAAACAATACGGAAACCAACTGAAGAGATATCTGGCCGATACATTATTCTCATATGCACGGTATGGGGAAGAAACGAATATGGACCCACAAAGAGTTTACGAATATTGCCTACAATTTCATAATATATGCCTAGAGCTGGATGATGGCTCAATCTCGTGCCGCGAGGACGTAGCTACGTCACACACCAGTCTTGCTCAGGGATAG
- a CDS encoding uncharacterized protein (EggNog:ENOG41) has protein sequence MTTMSKLPDDYLERVYAGVLGKLIGVYVGRPFENWTHQRIVEELGHIRGYVHEKVGDPLVVTDDDVSGTFQFVRALEEHGYSPDISSEDIGKTWLNNVIENRTIFWWGGRGMSTEHTAFLNLKRGIPAPLSGAIQTNGRTVAEQIGAQIFIDGWALVAPGNPKLAAKLARAAGSVGHDGESVYAAQLWASMESEAFISQDINHLLDTGLSAIPEDSLVARVIRNVRKWVAEDRDWMKTRQRIEEAYGYDKFHGICHVIPNHAVMIMAVIYASHDFDEAMHIINTCGWDTDCNSGNVGCLVATMLGLSAFQGKYDWRGPLADRALISSADGGYSINNAVRIAYNITNIGRRLAGQKMLEPPKGGAQFHFSLPGSLQGFQLSWPSGTSQGTSAVLQQRVNSSYGPGLAVDVEKFSKEQGQIEVLTQTFTPKEVLRMKTYELMASPLVYPGQTVTAKVYAGDEGDGHITVRLKLKVYSRNDELIGVDGPSIILRTGEIRSLVWTIPDEMDSQPIQKIGIALSSGATSPYSGTVWLDSLSWTGVPDMVLKVPLQQPCGFWRRAWVNGADNFSNFSFLIAQGQGEGIIIYGTREWDNYSITVPNLMVKFGAPAGLAIRVQGINRYYAVTFTNDKKINIVKAHDAHRIVLASAAFSWELDYKYRVTLAACDNTIYVRVDDTELQASDKQYKGGGFGLIATDGCVSADCFMIARST, from the coding sequence ATGACCACCATGTCAAAACTGCCAGACGATTACCTGGAGCGAGTCTATGCTGGAGTACTTGGCAAACTTATTGGAGTCTATGTCGGACGCCCATTCGAGAACTGGACGCATCAGAGAATAGTTGAAGAGCTCGGCCATATTCGCGGTTACGTTCATGAAAAAGTTGGTGATCCTCTCGTTGTCACCGACGACGATGTCTCTGGCACATTTCAGTTTGTTCGAGCGCTGGAAGAACATGGTTACTCTCCTGATATATCATCCGAAGACATTGGCAAAACATGGCTCAATAACGTTATTGAGAATCGTACTATATTCTGGTGGGGCGGCAGGGGCATGTCCACGGAACATACTGCGTTCTTAAATTTGAAGCGAGGCATACCTGCACCTCTTAGTGGTGCAATACAGACAAATGGGCGGACCGTTGCCGAACAAATAGGCGCGCAAATTTTCATTGATGGGTGGGCTTTAGTAGCTCCAGGGAATCCTAAGCTTGCAGCTAAACTCGCTCGTGCTGCTGGCTCGGTCGGTCATGATGGAGAGTCTGTATACGCTGCTCAGCTGTGGGCTTCAATGGAGTCAGAAGCTTTTATATCACAGGATATCAATCACCTTCTCGACACTGGCCTTTCAGCTATTCCCGAAGACTCTCTTGTTGCTCGTGTAATACGAAATGTTCGAAAATGGGTTGCAGAAGATAGAGATTGGATGAAAACCCGCCAGCGTATAGAGGAAGCATATGGATACGATAAATTCCATGGCATTTGCCATGTTATCCCCAATCATGCTGTCATGATAATGGCTGTAATTTATGCCAGCCACGATTTCGATGAAGCTATGCACATCATCAATACCTGCGGCTGGGATACTGATTGCAATTCGGGCAACGTGGGTTGCCTTGTTGCCACTATGCTTGGCCTCTCTGCATTCCAAGGGAAATATGACTGGAGGGGTCCACTGGCAGACCGTGCCCTGATTTCGAGTGCAGATGGCGGATATTCCATTAATAATGCGGTCCGAATTGCGTATAATATTACCAACATCGGTCGACGACTAGCTGGCCAGAAGATGCTCGAACCTCCAAAAGGCGGCGCTCAATTCCACTTTAGCCTTCCAGGGAGTCTTCAGGGTTTTCAGCTTTCATGGCCATCTGGCACAAGCCAAGGAACTTCGGCTGTCCTTCAGCAACGAGTTAATAGCTCCTATGGCCCTGGATTGGCTGTAGACGTGGAAAAGTTCAGCAAGGAACAGGGCCAGATTGAAGTTCTTACTCAGACTTTTACACCGAAAGAAGTTTTGCGCATGAAAACTTATGAGTTAATGGCATCACCACTCGTATACCCTGGCCAGACAGTAACAGCAAAAGTGTACGCCGGCGACGAAGGAGATGGCCATATAACCGTTAGGTTGAAATTGAAGGTATATAGTCGAAACGATGAACTGATCGGAGTTGATGGGCCTTCTATCATACTTCGCACTGGGGAGATTCGGTCTTTGGTTTGGACAATACCGGATGAAATGGATAGTCAGCCTATTCAAAAAATCGGTATCGCGTTAAGCTCTGGCGCAACAAGTCCTTACAGTGGTACAGTTTGGCTGGACAGCCTCTCTTGGACAGGCGTACCAGATATGGTACTCAAAGTACCGCTGCAGCAACCATGTGGATTCTGGCGTCGAGCCTGGGTTAATGGCGCCGATAATTTTAGCAACTTCTCGTTTCTTATTGCCCAGGGGCAAGGCGAGGGCATCATAATTTACGGCACGCGGGAGTGGGATAACTACAGCATTACAGTCCCTAACCTCATGGTCAAATTCGGGGCTCCGGCTGGTCTAGCAATCAGAGTTCAAGGAATCAACCGTTACTATGCAGTTACTTTCACCAACGACAAGAAGATCAATATCGTAAAGGCACACGACGCGCACAGGATCGTACTCGCATCTGCGGCGTTTTCATGGGAACTAGACTATAAATATCGAGTAACGTTGGCAGCTTGTGACAACACCATCTACGTTCGTGTTGATGATACAGAGTTACAAGCTTCAGACAAGCAGTACAAGGGAGGAGGATTTGGGCTTATTGCAACTGATGGCTGCGTTTCAGCAGATTGCTTTATGATTGCACGAAGTACTTGA